Proteins encoded by one window of Chaetodon trifascialis isolate fChaTrf1 chromosome 15, fChaTrf1.hap1, whole genome shotgun sequence:
- the nupr1b gene encoding nuclear protein 1b: protein MSHVDVKNLKPTSFEDEYYDDYEYYNLTDKYTEGSARKGRTKKEASDNTNRHNPAGHERKIVEKLRNSEKKAKE from the exons ATGAGCCACGTCGACGTGAAAAACCTGAAGCCCACCAGCTTTGAAGACGAGTACTACGACGATTATGAGTACTACAACTTAACCGATAAGTACACAG AGGGCTCAGCCCGTAAAGGCAGAACAAAGAAGGAGGCCAGCGACAACACCAACAGACACAACCCCGCCGGGCACGAGCGCAAAATCGTGGAGAAACTGCGAAACAGCGAGAAGAAAGCGAAGGAGTGA
- the mettl23 gene encoding histone-arginine methyltransferase METTL23 isoform X1 — protein MDSGGPEAASVVKVFTFEESTKTPHESLCVSIPEVLDPQYGMYVWPCAVVLAQYLWTRRQELRHKTVLELGAGVSLPGVVAARCGAQVILSDSAKTPLCLENCRRSCEANGLRDVVTLGLTWGEVSPDLALLPELDVILGSDVFYEPQDFEDVLVTVAFLLRKNPRAQFWTTYQERSADWSIEALLHRWELSCVDVQLETFDADKAELAGSNLPGSHSVLMMIITLKTDEGGR, from the exons ATGGACAGCGGTGGACCGGAAGCAGCTAGCGTAGTTAAAGTTTTCACGTTTGAAGAAAGCACGAAAACCCCACACGAGTCGCTTTGTGTGTCCATACCTGAG GTCCTGGACCCTCAGTATGGGATGTATGTGTGGCCCTGCGCCGTGGTGCTGGCTCAGTATCTGTGGACACGAAGACAAGAGCTGAGACACAAGACAGTGCTGGAG CTCGGTGCAGGTGTGAGTCTGCCAGGTGTGGTGGCGGCGAGGTGCGGCGCACAGGTGATCCTGTCAGACAGCGCGAAGACGCCGCTGTGTCTGGAGAACTGCAGACGCAGCTGTGAAGCTAACGGCCTCCGTGATGTGGTGACGCTGGGTCTCACCTGGGGGGAGGTCTCCCCGGACCTCGCTCTGCTTCCTGAGCTGGACGTCATCCTGGGCTCAGATGTTTTCTACGAGCCGCAAG ATTTTGAGGACGTCCTGGTGACTGTTGCTTTTCTTCTGAGGAAAAACCCCCGAGCTCAGTTCTGGACGACGTACCAGGAGAGGAG tgctgaTTGGTCGATCGAAGCTCTGCTGCACAGGTGGGAGCTGAGCTGCGTCGACGTTCAGCTGGAAACGTTCGACGCTGATAAAGCGGAGCTGGCTGGATCGAACCTGCCCGGCAGCCACAGCGTCCTCATGATGATCATCACGCTGAAGACGGACGAGGGAGGACGGTGA
- the mettl23 gene encoding histone-arginine methyltransferase METTL23 isoform X2, with product MWMPVPDRAGPITNHLRGDEKQVLDPQYGMYVWPCAVVLAQYLWTRRQELRHKTVLELGAGVSLPGVVAARCGAQVILSDSAKTPLCLENCRRSCEANGLRDVVTLGLTWGEVSPDLALLPELDVILGSDVFYEPQDFEDVLVTVAFLLRKNPRAQFWTTYQERSADWSIEALLHRWELSCVDVQLETFDADKAELAGSNLPGSHSVLMMIITLKTDEGGR from the exons GTCCTGGACCCTCAGTATGGGATGTATGTGTGGCCCTGCGCCGTGGTGCTGGCTCAGTATCTGTGGACACGAAGACAAGAGCTGAGACACAAGACAGTGCTGGAG CTCGGTGCAGGTGTGAGTCTGCCAGGTGTGGTGGCGGCGAGGTGCGGCGCACAGGTGATCCTGTCAGACAGCGCGAAGACGCCGCTGTGTCTGGAGAACTGCAGACGCAGCTGTGAAGCTAACGGCCTCCGTGATGTGGTGACGCTGGGTCTCACCTGGGGGGAGGTCTCCCCGGACCTCGCTCTGCTTCCTGAGCTGGACGTCATCCTGGGCTCAGATGTTTTCTACGAGCCGCAAG ATTTTGAGGACGTCCTGGTGACTGTTGCTTTTCTTCTGAGGAAAAACCCCCGAGCTCAGTTCTGGACGACGTACCAGGAGAGGAG tgctgaTTGGTCGATCGAAGCTCTGCTGCACAGGTGGGAGCTGAGCTGCGTCGACGTTCAGCTGGAAACGTTCGACGCTGATAAAGCGGAGCTGGCTGGATCGAACCTGCCCGGCAGCCACAGCGTCCTCATGATGATCATCACGCTGAAGACGGACGAGGGAGGACGGTGA